In Lolium rigidum isolate FL_2022 chromosome 7, APGP_CSIRO_Lrig_0.1, whole genome shotgun sequence, the DNA window GAGAAAGGTCCTGCTGATTGGCTTACACAGTGGCATGGTTAGCACACCACTTAAGTGGTTAGAGCAGCAAAACCAGATCTGAGAACTACCGGTGAACCAGTTAACAAGTTTAGGTGGGTGATTACGTGATTTTAGAATTTGTGGACCTTAGTGACCAGGGTGCACAAGTTTTACTGTGCGTACATTGCTACATTTTATTCTTTACTAATTTAAAATGGGATCGTTTAGAAATATAGATCTTATTGAGTATAAGTGTTTCGGAGATACCTGATTAGATGAGTTCTGAGGCCTCTAAAAAAAAGATGAGTTCTGAGGCAAAATAGGATATTTTTTCTGATACTTGACTGGATGAGCATGAGTTCAAACAGGTATTTTTCCAATCTATTGGTATGATTCATTAAGTTATCTTTGGAAAGCAAAACGTTTATGAATTCATGATCTGAAGGCAATCATGAATGTTAAAACATTTGAAGATCCATTTCATGTATTGAGATATATGTTTTTTATTCAGATCAAGTACTCCTATACCCATTTCTTCATTTAGTATCTTCTTACATTTTCTCAATTTGTAAGCCAGACACTCATTTGAGCTGTGTTCCCTGAAAGTTCTTTTGAGTATTTGACCTATCGAGCCGTCAAGAGGAATTGTTATTTTCTCACAAGTCAATGTTCTTCTGGTGATTTTGCTAGTTGCCACTTGCTACACATGCAACATATTTCTCCACTGTATTTTGACATGTTATTTACAGGTGACACGGATATAACAGAAAAACCAGTCGAACCAATAAGAGTTCACTCAGAGAAAGAATTACTTCGTGAGTTTGAGAAGATCGCAGCTACTCTTGTTCCAGAAAAGGACTGGTCAGTTCGTATTGCTGCCATGCAAAGGATTGAAGCCTTGATCTATGGAGGTTGATGTCCACACCTATATCCTATATTTCTAAAGAAAGCTCTATGAAATTATGCTAGGCTATAAGTCCTCTGTAGCAAAGGTTTTGCAGCAAGTCTTAACTGCGCAACTTTCTGCATGTTTTCTCTAATCAGAAAGGGACCTTCATTGGTAGAACTTATGACTTGGAGTCTAGAATGGAAACATTTCCCCTTATTCACTGATAACTATGTCGGCCATACCGATTCAAGCTCTTGAAGTATTTGGTGAAGTGAAATAGACAGAAGTTCCATCTTTATAAAATCTGTGGACTATCCTTTATTGTAAACAGACTTTCGTGTAGTAAATATCCTATTTCATGCTCTTGGGTGTTGACATCAAACGGAAAAATTGTATCATAGTCCAGTGACGACTTAATATGCAGCTAGGGGATAGTTGGGAAATTTGTCAATCTAAATCTCTTTTACAATGGGCAGCAACACTGCTGTcattcattgctattatggtgctGAATGCTTATAGCTTTAAAATCTTCTATTTCTATGTTTCCAGGCGCTATTGACTACCCGTCATTTCTTGTGCTCTTGAAGCAGATGGTTCCTCCATTGTCCACTCAGCTAGCCGATCGACGGTCTACCATTGTAAAGCAGGTATTCACCCATTTATCCTTTTgttaaatatgtttttatgggaaACCTCATTGATAAATATAGAATCGATTATTTCTAACAGTTGACGCTTACTAACTCTCTCCTTTATGCCCAGGCTTGCCATCTACTTAATGTGCTATCCAAAGAACTCCTTGGTGACTTTGAGCCATGTGCTGAACAATTTATTCCAGTAAGCTATCCTAGCAGGTTACTTTTCTACTTTACCTTATATTATTTCGATGCATTCAAATTATTTGTGGAACTTTCAGATGCTTTTTAAGCTTGTTGTCATAACTGTGCTTGTCATTGCTGAATCTGCAGACACCTGCATAAAAACTGTGAGTGAGTTCTATTTCAATATATTTTCATTTCATTGATGACATTTGTTTAATCTTTTGCTGATATGGGAATATCTTGCAGATCCTACGAAACTGCAAGGTTGCACGAGTTCTTCCTCGTGTAGCTGACACAGCTAAGAATGATCGAAGTGCAGTTCTCCGTGCTAGGTATGTGTGTTCACACTGTCCAGTGTCTATGTTTCTTCAATCTACCCAAGCTTACATTCTACTTTACCAGGTGCTGTGAATATGCTCTTCTAATATTGGAGTACTGGGCTGATGCCCCGGAAATACAGCGATCGGCTGATCTATACGAAGATCTAATAAAGTGCTGTGTAGCAGATGCAATGAGTGAGGTATGATCTGTTTGCTGCTCTGTGGTgcatttagtttgttttatttgaaaTCAGGAGGTTGAATAAATTGTTCAATATTTCACACTACCAGACACACAGTTAATGTGTGTATGGTATGCTAGTGTCTTCACAATTGAAGGGTCTGGCCACGGTTCCATTCCATTGAAAGGAAACCAAACTGCAATCCTGATCTGATACTCACTGGGGCCCTGAATCAACCATTACACTTTAACCTAGCCGCAACTGCCTGCCACCAGAATTGCAGAGATGATTGTTGCATTGCTGAAACAGAATCTATTGGTGTTATTTTGCGGACTCTTTGTAAATATACACATGAGCAATGAATCCATTTGGAAATATGTTAGCTTATTCGGCATGAAAATGAAGAAGATAGGTTTGCTTTCTGTTCATAAGTGAAATATATGAATAAAGTAATCTGTTGCTTAGAAACCAGTTAAATTATGAGGTAGAGGATTAATAATGTGGTAAATGGCGAGTCTATATTTTGTGTTCAAGCTTTATATTGGTATATGATCTTGTACCTGCTTATGATGGACAAAATTGTTAAACGTAAAATAGCCTGCTGGTATGAGGCCATTTTGGTTCTGTCCACATTCATTCTGATTAATTTTCTGTTCCATGCACTTTGCAACTAGGTCCGTGCAACTGCAAGAACTTGCTATAGATTATTCACAAAGACATGGCCTGAACGCTCACGCCGTCTTTTTATGTTATTCGATCCTGCTATACAGAGGGTACGCCATACTGCTTTCCTTTTGTGTTTTTCTCCTCTTACAGAATTTTTGTAAGAGTTAAACATCCTGGATTGTAATGTGCAATTAACAACCATTGCAGACAATAAATGATGAGGATGGTGTGCACAAACGTTACGCTTCTCCCTCACTACGTGAGAGGGTTGTGCAGCCTTCTCGTGCTTCATCTCATGCAGGAGGCACACATATGCCAGGATATGCCACTTCAGCTATTGTTGCAATGGACAAGAGTGCAGCTATTTCTTCAGATTCATCTCTTTCATCGAACAATCTTCGTTTATCGCACTCAAAGACAACCAGCAGAATTTCTGAAAGAAGCCTAGAAAGTGTGCTTAACTCTAGCAAAGAGAAGGTTTCTGCCATTGAAAGTCTGCTTAAAGGTGCAAGCATATCAGATAGGCAAAATCTCTCAGTTGCACGCTCAACAAGCTTGGACCTTGGTATGCTTTAATTCACTTAGTCGTAAATtgcttttaagaatttgaatactCTTTTTATAATGTATTTCTTAACTCATTTCTAATAATATATGATATTAGCAATCCAGTTTCTTATTTTTTGTAATCCTAGTGCAGGGGTTGATCCTCCATCATCTCGTGATCCTCCTGTTCCTCTTGCAGCACCAGCTTCAAATCATCTATCCTTGCAGAACTCTACATTCTTGGATTCAACCATTCCTAGCGTTGCGCGAAATGGAAGTTCACGTTTACTGGATACAATGTCAACACAGTTGGCTACCAGAGAGCGATCAAGATCACCATATTTGAGTAAACTGCCATCCGAGTCCATGACAGGCTTATCGCTACCTTATGTGAGAAGATCTGCGGAGAGGCTACAAGATTTTGGCCGCATGGATGAGAGTAATGATACCCGATCAACTAGGCGATATCCTCAAATGCACACCGAGAAAAACTATGTTGATATGCCTTATAGGGATGCACCCGCTCACAGAGATTCACATAATAGCAATGTCCCGAATTTCCAGAGACCTCTTCTAAGAAAGCAGGTAATATCAAGGGCTTCTGGAAGTGGCAGACACAGTTTTGATGATAGCCAAGCACCATCTAGTGATGTGTCTAGATATACAGACACTCTGGTATCTCTGCATGATGCACTTTCTGAGGGTCTGAATCCTAGCTCAGATTGGATAGCAAAAGTCTCAGCTTTTGATTTTATTCGGAATATAGTTCAACAAGGTCTGAAAGGTGTGCAAGAAATTAGTCAGAATTTTGAAAAGGTCATGAAGCTGTTTTTCCGTCATATGGACGATCCTCATCATAAGGTAGCACAAGCGGCCTTTTCTGCACTTGCAGAGATTATTCCAGCTTGCAAGAAGCCATTTGAGAGTTACGTCGAAAGGATTTTGCCACATGTTTTTTCCCGCCTTATTGATCCAAAAGAGTTGGTAAAAAAACCATGTTCGTTGACGTTGGAGATTGTTGGTCGGATATATGCTGTTGATATGTTGCTACCTGCCCTAGTACGCTCGCTAGATGAACAGAGGTCCCCAAAGGCAAAACTGGCTGTTATTGAATTTGCAAACAAATCATTCGGCAGGTACACTGTAGATTCTGAAGGTTATAGTAACAGCGGCTTCCTTAAGCTATGGCTTTCAAAATTGGCACCTTTAGTAAATGAAAAGAATGCAAAATTGAAGGAGGCATCTATTTCTGGTATCATATCTGTGTATTCTCAGTTTGATTCTACAGCAGTGCTAAATTTTATATTAAGCTTGTCAGTTGAAGAGCAAAACCTATTGAGGCGTGCCTTGAAGCAAAAAACACCTCGTATTGAGGTTGATCTGGTTAACTACTTACAGAGCAAGAAAGAACGCTCCCGTCCTAAATCTTACGACCAAGCAGATTTTGGAACTTCTTCCGAAGATGGTTATTCACAGACAGTGAAAAACAGCTATCCTTTTGGGCGGTATTCTTCTGGTTCACCTGATGCTGAAGGGGCAAAGAAGACAAATACAGTGCAAGAGTCCACACTGCATAACGTCTCTATGGGTCGAACAACTTCTGATATGAGCGTAGATACTAATCAAAGCTCGGATCTGGCTGCAGGAATTGAAGTTCTTTTATCTAGAAGTAGAGAATCAAAGAAGAATACTAGCTCAGTTGTGGAAGACAAACGTTCTTGGACAAACTATCCTGAAAAAACTGATGCCTCCTTAGATGGCGAAACTCCTCTGAGCACTCCTCGCTTAGACTTCACCCAACTCCGCAATCCTGATGGGCATAATGCCATTAGTTTAACTACTGTAAAAAACGTTCAAGATGGAGATTTGGTTGTAAACCTTAGTTCTATAAAGACCAGCCTTCATGCTGACAACGGTTTGAGCATACCACAACTTCTCCATCAGGTACTAATGAAAAATCCTTTCACTTTATTGTGCTTCCCTAAATCTTTGTCAAGTGCTTTATCTCTTTTCCTAACATTGTTTTAGATAAGCACCGACAGTGAAGTATCAAGTTTGGAAAAGAATGCATCATTGCAACAGTTGATTAAAGCTTCTCTTTCTAATGACAGCTCCATTTGGTCAAAGGTTTGCAACCTGATTTCCTTTCAAACAACTGTATTGATTTCATATACAACGATAAAAAGGTTTAAGAAAAAATATATAAGAAAACGTAACATAATATGCTCCTGTGCATTTGCATCTCACAGAGAATGCCACAGATAACTAAAATCAGTTGAAGTGCAACCATGCCATTCAAATACTCATTCAAGTATTGCTGGGGATTTAGCAAATTGTGCTTTGTAAAAGTTGAAGTGAAATTCATTTATAACTGAGTACTTTAATTACAATACATACTAAGCTAAATCTGAGCAGTTTCAACTGTTTGCACGCTAATTGAAGCCTTTGATTTTCAACAGTACTTCAATCAAATATTAACAGCTGTACTTGAGGTGCTGGCTGACTCCGACTCGTCTACTAGGGAGCTTGCTGTATCCTTAATTGGCGAGATGCTCAACAATCAGGTCTGTTGTTGAAAGTTTATGCACTTGAAGATTAGTTTAATTAATCATCTCCTTTTTTTTTACTAGTAATGATTATTTTGCTTGCAGAAAGATGCTATGGAAGAATCAATTGAGATTGTTCTTGAAAAACTCCTGCATGTGACCAAAGATATGGTGGCAAAGGTATTCCTGCCTTTCTTTTTCCTTGTTAGAATGTTTCGACTTATTCTAGGTTTTTTTGTGTGTTAACTTAATGTTTTTTGTGGCTATGCAGATTTCTGACGAAGCAAACCGATGCATAAATGTTCTGTTGTCAAAATATGACCATTTCAGATGTCTTTCTGTATGTACCAATCTTTTCTCTTATATATCAGTGCTAATTTTGTTTCTGCTAGGTGTAAGTGTGTAACTAAATTTACTTCCATGGTCTTTCGTTCTAATGCAGGTTGTAGTACCTCTTTTGGTCAGTGATGATGAAAAGACGCTTGTTGTGTCTATCAACTGTTTGACAAAGGTATCTCATATAGAGTTCTAAAAGTCTGCCATAGTGAGCAGCAGTACTGCATGTGAACATGTTTGAGAATCTAGTTCAATTCTTTATTTAGTGTTTCTGGCCTATCACAAACAACTAAACAAGGAATTGAACATATCTTGAACaaccagtttttttttcttgaggcgtttcatttcattgaaaagatagagttTGTTTACACGCCTCCTAGGAGGTACACACTATACAGTATATAGAAGCTAATGCACATCCCAACTTGTCGGCAAGATATCTCTTAGGCCTTTAGCCCCTGCTGTAGCCCTAAACAACCAGTTTTGACTGCTAATATCTTCTGGTAATCTTCGCAGCTTGTTGCACACCTTtctcaggaggagttgatgaATCAATTGCCTACATTTTTGCCAGCACTCTTTGATGC includes these proteins:
- the LOC124670157 gene encoding CLIP-associated protein-like isoform X1, which encodes MEAALEAARAKDTKERLAGVERLHEALDAAARRGLAPAEVTALVDTCVDLTRDANFRVAQGGLQALAAAAVLAGDHFKIHLNALVPAAVERLGDGKQPVREAARQLLITLMEIASPTIILERAGNYAWAHKSWRVREEFVLTVATAVGLFASTELLMQRVLLSPVLQLMNDSNQSVREAAISCIEEMYKNMGSQFHEELQRHNLPPYMLKEINSRLNRIEPKVPSSDGAATQYKVAESRSLSVNPKRGSPKTKSTTRESTLFGGDTDITEKPVEPIRVHSEKELLREFEKIAATLVPEKDWSVRIAAMQRIEALIYGGAIDYPSFLVLLKQMVPPLSTQLADRRSTIVKQACHLLNVLSKELLGDFEPCAEQFIPMLFKLVVITVLVIAESADTCIKTILRNCKVARVLPRVADTAKNDRSAVLRARCCEYALLILEYWADAPEIQRSADLYEDLIKCCVADAMSEVRATARTCYRLFTKTWPERSRRLFMLFDPAIQRTINDEDGVHKRYASPSLRERVVQPSRASSHAGGTHMPGYATSAIVAMDKSAAISSDSSLSSNNLRLSHSKTTSRISERSLESVLNSSKEKVSAIESLLKGASISDRQNLSVARSTSLDLGVDPPSSRDPPVPLAAPASNHLSLQNSTFLDSTIPSVARNGSSRLLDTMSTQLATRERSRSPYLSKLPSESMTGLSLPYVRRSAERLQDFGRMDESNDTRSTRRYPQMHTEKNYVDMPYRDAPAHRDSHNSNVPNFQRPLLRKQVISRASGSGRHSFDDSQAPSSDVSRYTDTLVSLHDALSEGLNPSSDWIAKVSAFDFIRNIVQQGLKGVQEISQNFEKVMKLFFRHMDDPHHKVAQAAFSALAEIIPACKKPFESYVERILPHVFSRLIDPKELVKKPCSLTLEIVGRIYAVDMLLPALVRSLDEQRSPKAKLAVIEFANKSFGRYTVDSEGYSNSGFLKLWLSKLAPLVNEKNAKLKEASISGIISVYSQFDSTAVLNFILSLSVEEQNLLRRALKQKTPRIEVDLVNYLQSKKERSRPKSYDQADFGTSSEDGYSQTVKNSYPFGRYSSGSPDAEGAKKTNTVQESTLHNVSMGRTTSDMSVDTNQSSDLAAGIEVLLSRSRESKKNTSSVVEDKRSWTNYPEKTDASLDGETPLSTPRLDFTQLRNPDGHNAISLTTVKNVQDGDLVVNLSSIKTSLHADNGLSIPQLLHQISTDSEVSSLEKNASLQQLIKASLSNDSSIWSKYFNQILTAVLEVLADSDSSTRELAVSLIGEMLNNQKDAMEESIEIVLEKLLHVTKDMVAKISDEANRCINVLLSKYDHFRCLSVVVPLLVSDDEKTLVVSINCLTKLVAHLSQEELMNQLPTFLPALFDAFSNQSPDVRKTVVFCLVDIYIILGKSFVPYLEGLSSTQLRLVTIYANRISQARSGAPIDANQ
- the LOC124670157 gene encoding CLIP-associated protein-like isoform X2, with amino-acid sequence MEAALEAARAKDTKERLAGVERLHEALDAAARRGLAPAEVTALVDTCVDLTRDANFRVAQGGLQALAAAAVLAGDHFKIHLNALVPAAVERLGDGKQPVREAARQLLITLMEIASPTIILERAGNYAWAHKSWRVREEFVLTVATAVGLFASTELLMQRVLLSPVLQLMNDSNQSVREAAISCIEEMYKNMGSQFHEELQRHNLPPYMLKEINSRLNRIEPKVPSSDGAATQYKVAESRSLSVNPKRGSPKTKSTTRESTLFGGDTDITEKPVEPIRVHSEKELLREFEKIAATLVPEKDWSVRIAAMQRIEALIYGGAIDYPSFLVLLKQMVPPLSTQLADRRSTIVKQACHLLNVLSKELLGDFEPCAEQFIPMLFKLVVITVLVIAESADTCIKTILRNCKVARVLPRVADTAKNDRSAVLRARCCEYALLILEYWADAPEIQRSADLYEDLIKCCVADAMSEVRATARTCYRLFTKTWPERSRRLFMLFDPAIQRTINDEDGVHKRYASPSLRERVVQPSRASSHAGGTHMPGYATSAIVAMDKSAAISSDSSLSSNNLRLSHSKTTSRISERSLESVLNSSKEKVSAIESLLKGASISDRQNLSVARSTSLDLAPASNHLSLQNSTFLDSTIPSVARNGSSRLLDTMSTQLATRERSRSPYLSKLPSESMTGLSLPYVRRSAERLQDFGRMDESNDTRSTRRYPQMHTEKNYVDMPYRDAPAHRDSHNSNVPNFQRPLLRKQVISRASGSGRHSFDDSQAPSSDVSRYTDTLVSLHDALSEGLNPSSDWIAKVSAFDFIRNIVQQGLKGVQEISQNFEKVMKLFFRHMDDPHHKVAQAAFSALAEIIPACKKPFESYVERILPHVFSRLIDPKELVKKPCSLTLEIVGRIYAVDMLLPALVRSLDEQRSPKAKLAVIEFANKSFGRYTVDSEGYSNSGFLKLWLSKLAPLVNEKNAKLKEASISGIISVYSQFDSTAVLNFILSLSVEEQNLLRRALKQKTPRIEVDLVNYLQSKKERSRPKSYDQADFGTSSEDGYSQTVKNSYPFGRYSSGSPDAEGAKKTNTVQESTLHNVSMGRTTSDMSVDTNQSSDLAAGIEVLLSRSRESKKNTSSVVEDKRSWTNYPEKTDASLDGETPLSTPRLDFTQLRNPDGHNAISLTTVKNVQDGDLVVNLSSIKTSLHADNGLSIPQLLHQISTDSEVSSLEKNASLQQLIKASLSNDSSIWSKYFNQILTAVLEVLADSDSSTRELAVSLIGEMLNNQKDAMEESIEIVLEKLLHVTKDMVAKISDEANRCINVLLSKYDHFRCLSVVVPLLVSDDEKTLVVSINCLTKLVAHLSQEELMNQLPTFLPALFDAFSNQSPDVRKTVVFCLVDIYIILGKSFVPYLEGLSSTQLRLVTIYANRISQARSGAPIDANQ
- the LOC124670157 gene encoding CLIP-associated protein-like isoform X3, translating into MEAALEAARAKDTKERLAGVERLHEALDAAARRGLAPAEVTALVDTCVDLTRDANFRVAQGGLQALAAAAVLAGDHFKIHLNALVPAAVERLGDGKQPVREAARQLLITLMEIASPTIILERAGNYAWAHKSWRVREEFVLTVATAVGLFASTELLMQRVLLSPVLQLMNDSNQSVREAAISCIEEMYKNMGSQFHEELQRHNLPPYMLKEINSRLNRIEPKVPSSDGAATQYKVAESRSLSVNPKRGSPKTKSTTRESTLFGGDTDITEKPVEPIRVHSEKELLREFEKIAATLVPEKDWSVRIAAMQRIEALIYGGAIDYPSFLVLLKQMVPPLSTQLADRRSTIVKQACHLLNVLSKELLGDFEPCAEQFIPMLFKLVVITVLVIAESADTCIKTILRNCKVARVLPRVADTAKNDRSAVLRARCCEYALLILEYWADAPEIQRSADLYEDLIKCCVADAMSEVRATARTCYRLFTKTWPERSRRLFMLFDPAIQRTINDEDGVHKRYASPSLRERVVQPSRASSHAGGTHMPGYATSAIVAMDKSAAISSDSSLSSNNLRLSHSKTTSRISERSLESVLNSSKEKVSAIESLLKGASISDRQNLSVARSTSLDLVQGLILHHLVILLFLLQHQLQIIYPCRTLHSWIQPFLALREMEVHVYWIQCQHSWLPESDQDHHI